A genomic segment from Saprospiraceae bacterium encodes:
- the mnmE gene encoding tRNA uridine-5-carboxymethylaminomethyl(34) synthesis GTPase MnmE — protein MNYATHDLNDTIVALATPAGVGAIGVIRLSGKEAIRICNKVFKGKNLEAQGSHTIHFGTIRNAEDQVIDEVLVSLFVGPTSYTGENVVEVSCHGSNYIIQQLIQLFTQQGARMAQPGEFTLRAFLNGRMDLSQAEAVADLIASSSEAAHTLAIQQMRGGFSDEIQKLRQQLLDFASLIELELDFSEEDVEFADRSALKKLVKTIQAYLHDLLQSFDLGNAIKNGINTVIAGRPNAGKSTLLNALLNEERAIVSDIAGTTRDTIEEVLNINGIQFRIIDTAGIREAHDQIEAIGVAKTMEKISQSALLIYVFDVAQMEPEEVRQDLARLMKPGIHLLVIANKMDLNPYTKFEDYFGEVDSWEVESRKSGSGEVKQPGVTSSGLTTYNLQHLTPTQWVPISALEKMNIGYLKEKLYESVITEKVKLDSTVVSNVRHYEALRKASESLDDVLQAMDSGITSDFVAMDIRRALAYLGEITGEISTDDLLGNIFGKFCIGK, from the coding sequence ATGAATTACGCTACGCACGACCTCAATGATACCATTGTTGCCTTGGCCACCCCAGCTGGTGTTGGCGCTATCGGGGTGATCCGGCTTTCTGGCAAGGAGGCTATTCGCATTTGTAACAAGGTGTTTAAGGGAAAAAACCTGGAGGCACAGGGCAGCCATACCATTCATTTTGGTACGATCCGCAATGCGGAAGACCAGGTCATTGACGAGGTCCTGGTATCGCTTTTTGTTGGGCCAACATCTTATACGGGGGAAAATGTGGTGGAAGTTTCCTGTCATGGCTCCAACTACATTATCCAGCAGCTCATTCAGCTTTTCACCCAGCAGGGGGCTCGCATGGCGCAACCTGGCGAGTTTACGCTCCGCGCCTTCCTCAACGGTCGGATGGACCTCAGCCAGGCCGAAGCAGTGGCCGACCTGATCGCCTCTTCCTCTGAAGCGGCGCACACCTTGGCCATCCAGCAGATGCGCGGGGGCTTTAGCGACGAAATCCAAAAGCTACGCCAGCAACTACTCGACTTCGCCAGTCTGATCGAGTTGGAACTTGACTTCTCCGAAGAAGACGTTGAATTTGCCGACCGCAGTGCCCTCAAAAAACTGGTCAAAACGATACAGGCCTACCTGCACGACCTCCTACAGTCCTTCGACCTTGGCAACGCCATCAAAAATGGGATCAACACGGTCATCGCCGGGCGCCCCAACGCGGGCAAGTCAACCTTGCTCAATGCTTTGCTCAATGAGGAACGCGCCATCGTGTCCGACATTGCTGGCACGACGCGTGATACCATCGAAGAAGTCCTGAACATCAACGGCATCCAATTTCGCATCATCGACACGGCCGGTATCCGCGAAGCCCACGATCAGATCGAAGCCATCGGCGTGGCGAAAACCATGGAAAAGATCAGCCAGTCGGCCCTGCTCATCTACGTCTTCGATGTGGCACAAATGGAGCCCGAAGAAGTGCGCCAGGATCTGGCCAGACTGATGAAACCCGGCATCCATCTGCTGGTGATCGCCAATAAAATGGATTTGAATCCGTATACGAAGTTTGAGGATTATTTTGGGGAAGTTGACAGTTGGGAAGTCGAAAGTCGAAAGTCGGGAAGTGGTGAGGTCAAGCAACCGGGGGTAACGTCTTCGGGACTTACGACCTACAACTTACAACACCTTACCCCCACTCAATGGGTACCCATCTCTGCGCTGGAAAAGATGAACATCGGCTACCTCAAGGAAAAGCTCTACGAGTCTGTGATAACCGAAAAAGTGAAGTTGGACAGCACCGTGGTGAGCAATGTCCGCCACTATGAGGCCTTACGAAAGGCGAGCGAAAGCCTCGACGACGTCCTCCAGGCGATGGACAGCGGCATCACCTCCGATTTTGTAGCGATGGATATCCGGCGGGCCCTGGCCTACCTCGGCGAGATTACGGGCGAGATATCAACGGATGATTTGTTGGGGAATATTTTTGGGAAGTTTTGTATTGGGAAGTGA
- a CDS encoding sugar phosphate isomerase/epimerase family protein yields the protein MKKQDRRAFIKTSSAAALSLAIAPQMMAASPAPPVAQPLIKKSLKFGMIKEDLSILDKFKLVKDLGFDGVEMDSPNELDDKEILKAKRKAGIEIPGVVNSVHWKAPLSDPDPAVRAKCVESMTVALKASKMYGGTTVLLVPAVVNEKVSYDDAYKRSQEEIRKILPVAKETGIKIAIENVWNNFLLSPMEAARYIDEFESDMIGWYMDIGNIIRFGWADQWIRILGKRILKVDVKEYSRKKQKEEGIWAGFDVKLGQGDSDWASVNKALREVGYQGWGSAEVPGGDRVRLKEISDNMDKIYAL from the coding sequence ATGAAAAAACAAGACCGGAGAGCCTTTATCAAAACAAGTTCTGCAGCAGCCTTATCCCTGGCCATTGCCCCTCAGATGATGGCTGCATCGCCAGCGCCACCCGTTGCGCAACCGCTGATCAAGAAAAGCCTCAAGTTTGGCATGATCAAAGAAGATTTGTCCATTCTGGATAAATTCAAATTGGTCAAAGACTTGGGATTTGATGGCGTGGAAATGGACAGCCCCAATGAACTGGATGACAAAGAGATCTTAAAAGCGAAACGCAAGGCGGGTATTGAAATTCCTGGCGTGGTGAATTCCGTACATTGGAAAGCACCTTTGTCTGATCCTGATCCTGCCGTTCGGGCGAAATGTGTGGAGTCTATGACTGTCGCCTTAAAGGCCAGTAAAATGTATGGCGGAACGACAGTATTGCTGGTGCCCGCTGTCGTAAATGAAAAAGTAAGTTATGATGATGCGTACAAGCGCTCTCAGGAAGAAATCAGGAAAATCTTGCCAGTAGCCAAAGAGACGGGGATCAAAATTGCCATTGAAAATGTCTGGAATAACTTCCTGCTAAGTCCTATGGAGGCTGCTCGTTATATTGATGAATTTGAAAGCGATATGATCGGGTGGTACATGGATATTGGTAATATTATTCGTTTTGGATGGGCTGATCAATGGATACGCATTCTTGGTAAGCGCATTCTCAAAGTGGATGTCAAAGAGTATAGCCGGAAAAAACAGAAAGAAGAAGGCATCTGGGCTGGCTTTGACGTTAAATTGGGTCAGGGCGATAGCGACTGGGCCAGCGTCAACAAGGCACTCCGGGAAGTCGGCTACCAAGGCTGGGGCTCCGCCGAGGTGCCCGGCGGCGACCGCGTGCGATTAAAAGAGATTTCAGATAATATGGATAAGATTTATGCGCTTTAG
- a CDS encoding transposase, translating into MAKPKDSAKFSIVHPDAAGIDVGSRFHWVSVGQQESQSKKIGVFTEDLHALCLWLKTMGIKTVAMESTGFYWKQLFVMLQSYGMEVYLVNASFTKNIQGRKPGLCKKV; encoded by the coding sequence ATGGCCAAGCCAAAAGACAGCGCCAAGTTTTCTATTGTTCATCCAGATGCGGCGGGCATAGATGTAGGCAGCCGCTTTCATTGGGTAAGCGTAGGTCAACAAGAAAGTCAGAGTAAAAAAATTGGGGTATTTACCGAAGATCTTCACGCTTTATGCCTCTGGCTCAAGACTATGGGGATAAAAACGGTAGCGATGGAAAGCACCGGTTTTTATTGGAAACAGTTATTTGTGATGCTGCAGTCCTACGGCATGGAAGTGTATCTGGTCAATGCCTCGTTTACCAAGAATATTCAAGGCCGCAAGCCGGGGTTGTGTAAAAAAGTCTGA
- a CDS encoding Gfo/Idh/MocA family oxidoreductase — MKKKIKDSSRRAFIKSSGATILGSTLGANLLANSSSFSFNDSDVLKVGLIGCGGRGTGAASQAMNADPKAVLTVMADVFPDRLEQSYNALKTENPDKLQVSKENMFIGFDAYKKVLASDVDVVILTTPPAFRPGHLEAAIEAGKHVFCEKPVAVDAPGIRRVIEVAKKAKEKNLALMSGFCWRYDFPKRATYERILDGQIGNITSIYNTYNTGALWEKERQADWSDMEFTMRNWLYYNWLSGDHIAEQAVHSLDLMSWAMGDVMPLTVVGTGGRQSRVEEKYGNVYDHFALVYEYADGIKGFHFSRQQKGCARAYDITIQGDKGQCYIDVFKKHEIKGAVNWVYKGDKNNMYQTEHDELFASIRAGKPINDGVRMAHSTMLAIWGRMAAYTGQSISWEEALNSEEKLGPALEDYNWDLAWKMKEVAKPGVTKFA, encoded by the coding sequence ATGAAGAAGAAAATAAAAGATAGCAGCCGCCGGGCATTTATCAAATCCTCTGGGGCGACTATCCTCGGGAGCACTTTAGGTGCCAATTTGTTAGCGAATAGTTCCTCTTTCTCTTTCAATGATAGCGACGTACTAAAAGTCGGTCTCATTGGTTGTGGCGGACGGGGCACCGGAGCGGCCAGCCAAGCCATGAATGCGGACCCCAAAGCGGTACTGACCGTAATGGCAGATGTCTTTCCAGATCGCTTAGAGCAGTCTTACAATGCTTTGAAAACAGAAAACCCAGATAAACTGCAAGTGTCAAAAGAGAACATGTTCATTGGTTTTGATGCTTATAAGAAAGTCCTGGCATCTGATGTTGATGTGGTGATCTTGACTACGCCGCCTGCTTTCCGCCCGGGCCATTTGGAGGCCGCCATTGAAGCGGGTAAACACGTTTTTTGTGAAAAACCAGTAGCAGTAGATGCACCTGGTATTCGCCGAGTCATCGAGGTAGCCAAAAAGGCTAAAGAAAAGAACCTGGCCCTCATGTCTGGTTTCTGCTGGCGTTATGACTTCCCTAAACGCGCTACCTACGAGCGAATCCTGGATGGTCAAATAGGCAATATTACCAGTATTTACAATACCTACAATACCGGCGCACTTTGGGAAAAAGAAAGACAAGCGGATTGGAGCGACATGGAATTTACTATGCGCAACTGGTTGTATTATAATTGGTTGTCTGGTGATCATATTGCAGAGCAAGCTGTGCATAGCCTCGATTTAATGTCTTGGGCGATGGGTGATGTCATGCCGCTAACCGTCGTTGGTACTGGCGGTCGCCAGTCGCGAGTAGAAGAAAAATATGGTAATGTATATGACCATTTTGCACTGGTGTACGAATATGCTGATGGAATCAAGGGGTTCCACTTTAGCCGCCAGCAAAAAGGATGTGCCAGGGCTTATGATATCACTATCCAAGGAGACAAAGGCCAGTGTTACATCGATGTATTCAAAAAACATGAAATTAAGGGAGCCGTAAACTGGGTGTATAAAGGCGACAAAAACAACATGTATCAAACCGAGCATGATGAGCTATTTGCGTCTATCCGCGCAGGTAAGCCCATCAATGATGGGGTCCGAATGGCGCATAGCACCATGTTAGCGATTTGGGGTCGAATGGCGGCCTACACCGGTCAGTCTATTTCCTGGGAAGAAGCCCTGAACTCAGAAGAAAAACTCGGACCAGCATTGGAAGATTACAACTGGGACCTGGCCTGGAAAATGAAAGAGGTGGCAAAACCTGGGGTGACAAAATTTGCCTAA